Proteins from one Panicum virgatum strain AP13 chromosome 7K, P.virgatum_v5, whole genome shotgun sequence genomic window:
- the LOC120639466 gene encoding serine/threonine-protein phosphatase 6 regulatory ankyrin repeat subunit B-like has protein sequence MAAGTTSGEATMDRRLLAAAASGDAASMKQLALDPGVLLGTTPPGNTCLHVSCILEHEKFCRSILTLDQSPALVSAVNKDGETPLLAAVTRGHVSVASILLRYCRDQQLSQVILKQDKRGFNVLHHAIRRGHTMLALELIEAEPALSKAVNKNDESPMFIAAMRNITDVCEKLLEIPYSAHSGTCGLNALHAAVRNGNPVIAKRIMELRPWLVRQQNENKSTPMHLAVSKKRIDVLKVLLEHDSSLGYLISPPLLCVAATVGAVGVARELLKHCPDAPYCDPMGSTCLHLAVLCGHMEYVKFILGSQQLGQLVNMQNSRGETALHLAAKFKKVEMLSALRHRQDMDITVLNSAGKSASWELLHATNPAKPLISMADDISSPPEPSGATRSPGNPLMDLRLLKAAASGHAAEMKHMAVHVPGVLHGTTPQGNTCLHIASIHGHEEFCKDVMSLSQSLPLLAATNADGETPLVAAVASGHTSLASSILRCCIAQQLSDAILMQDKNGCNAQRIEAEPSLSRAVNQYGESPMFIAVMRNHADVFEKLLEIPDSAHGGAYGYNVLHAAVRSGNTAIAKRIMETRPGLAREEDKHKATPMHLAAHWDKVEVLRVLLEHDWSLGYAVSSKGSPVLISAAASRGYVGIAKELLKHCPDAPCRVANDETTSTCLQQAVMLGRMELLEFFLDSKYTRKLVNVRDENEETPLHNAVRKCDPKIVHALLRCPDIDVTVLNKVGNPASWLLGTTAHHAKTLNWNEVSMLMLKADPLHAPSIGNLHEQVKNKVTASSRKDIKSLTQTYTGNTSLVAILLATITFAAAFTLPGGYSSDSGNEGLPIMARKFAFQAFLLSDTLAMCSSLVVAFVCIIARWEMSGTVLFPDWTSYNQKDAYLYL, from the exons ATGGCAGCCGGTACGACGTCAGGAGAAGCAACTATGGACCGACGTCTCCTGGCTGCAGCCGCATCTGGAGATGCGGCATCAATGAAGCAACTGGCTCTTGATCCAGGCGTGCTGCTGGGAACAACTCCACCGGGGAACACCTGCCTCCACGTCTCCTGCATCCTGGAGCACGAGAAATTCTGCAGGAGTATCCTGACGCTGGACCAGTCTCCAGCACTCGTCTCCGCCGTCAACAAAGATGGCGAgacgccgctcctcgccgccgtgacAAGGGGCCATGTCTCTGTAGCTTCTATATTACTCAGGTATTGCCGTGATCAGCAGCTGAGCCAAGTAATCTTGAAACAAGACAAGCGCGGATTCAACGTGCTGCACCACGCCATCCGCAGAGGACACACGATGCTGGCGCTTGAGCTGATAGAAGCAGAGCCGGCCTTGTCGAAAGCTGTCAACAAAAACGACGAGTCGCCCATGTTCATCGCAGCGATGAGAAACATCACAGATGTGTGTGAAAAATTGTTGGAGATTCCGTATTCAGCTCATTCGGGAACCTGTGGCCTCAATGCTCTCCATGCTGCCGTCAGAAATGGCAATCCAG TGATAGCTAAAAGGATTATGGAATTACGCCCTTGGCTAGTCAGACAACAAAACGAGAATAAGTCTACTCCAATGCACCTAGCTGTGAGCAAAAAAAGGATTGACGTGCTAAAAGTATTATTGGAACATGATTCGTCATTAGGGTACCTAATCTCCCCACCTCTTCTTTGTGTCGCCGCAACTGTGGGTGCTGTTGGTGTTGCTCGAGAGCTTCTTAAACATTGTCCAGATGCTCCCTACTGCGATCCAATGGGCAGCACATGCCTTCACTTAGCAGTGTTGTGTGGACATATGGAGTATGTAAAGTTTATCCTGGGGTCACAGCAACTTGGGCAACTCGTTAACATGCAAAATAGCAGAGGAGAAACTGCTCTGCATCTCGCAGCCAAATTCAAGAAGGTGGAGATGCTTTCTGCTTTAAGGCATCGCCAAGATATGGACATAACAGTGCTTAATAGCGCCGGTAAATCGGCAAGCTGGGAATTACTTCATGCCACCAACCCCGCGAAGCCTTTAATCTCG ATGGCAGACGATATATCTTCCCCGCCAGAACCATCAGGGGCTACCCGGTCACCAGGAAACCCTCTGATGGACCTACGTCTACTAAAAGCAGCAGCGTCTGGTCATGCTGCAGAAATGAAGCACATGGCTGTGCATGTCCCTGGCGTCCTGCATGGGACAACCCCGCAAGGGAACACCTGCCTCCACATCGCCTCCATCCATGGGCACGAGGAGTTCTGCAAGGATGTCATGTCGCTCAGCCAGTCTCTGCCTCTCCTGGCCGCCACCAATGCCGACGGCGAGACGCCGCTGGTCGCAGCCGTAGCAAGCGGCCATACATCTTTGGCTTCATCTATTCTCAGGTGCTGCATTGCTCAGCAGTTGAGCGACGCAATCCTAATGCAAGACAAGAACGGATGCAATGCGCAGCGGATAGAGGCCGAGCCTTCACTGTCGCGTGCTGTAAACCAATACGGCGAGTCGCCCATGTTCATCGCGGTGATGAGAAATCACGCGGATGTCTTCGAGAAACTGTTGGAGATCCCTGATTCCGCTCACGGGGGAGCGTATGGTTACAATGTTCTGCATGCTGCTGTGAGAAGTGGCAATACAG CCATCGCAAAAAGGATTATGGAGACACGTCCCGGGCTGGCCAGAGAAGAAGACAAGCATAAGGCTACTCCAATGCACCTGGCTGCGCACTGGGACAAGGTTGAGGTCCTGAGAGTGCTGCTCGAACATGACTGGTCCTTAGGGTACGCAGTATCCTCTAAGGGATCCCCTGTTCTTATTTCTGCGGCAGCGTCACGGGGATATGTTGGTATTGCCAAAGAGCTTCTTAAGCATTGTCCGGATGCTCCCTGTCGCGTTGCAAACGACGAGACGACATCGACATGTCTTCAGCAAGCTGTAATGCTTGGTCGTATGGAGCTTCTAGAATTCTTCCTTGATTCAAAGTATACTCGGAAACTAGTCAACGTGCGAGACGAAAATGAAGAGACTCCTTTGCATAACGCGGTAAGAAAGTGCGATCCAAAGATAGTCCATGCTTTGCTACGATGCCCGGACATTGATGTTACAGTGCTTAACAAAGTGGGTAACCCAGCATCCTGGTTACTAGGTACTACCGCCCACCACGCCAAGACATTAAACTGG AATGAAGTGTCAATGCTTATGTTGAAAGCTGATCCTCTACACGCACCTTCTATTGGTAATCTCCATGAGCAAGTCAAGAATAAAGTGACAGCCTCATCAAGGAAGGATATTAAGTCACTGACTCAAACATACACTGGCAACACTTCCCTAGTTGCCATCCTCCTCGCCACTATTACCTTTGCTGCTGCTTTCACTCTGCCTGGAGGATATAGCAGTGACTCCGGAAACGAGGGGCTTCCCATCATGGCAAGGAAGTTTGCTTTCCAGGCATTCTTGCTCTCTGACACCTTGGCAATGTGCTCCTCACTTGTTGTTGCCTTTGTATGCATCATAGCAAGGTGGGAGATGAGTGGTACTGTTTTGTTTCCAGATTGGACATCTTACAATCAAAAGGATGCATATCTCTATCTGTAA